In Fusarium falciforme chromosome 9, complete sequence, the following are encoded in one genomic region:
- a CDS encoding CobW domain-containing protein: MAPIPITIITGFLGSGKTTLILNLIPQLRAQNPDYKLALLKNEFGDLAVDSQLAANSAISGVQELLNGCICCNLVGQLGPALKELEESVRPDRIVIETSGSAFPATLALEVNRLARDSGKYVLDGVISVIDVENWQGYEDTSYTARIQARYTDLIVFNKWENAGELRYDECLDRVGDLEVDVAKVKSDKGCVAMDLVFGVDGGLAQELTEAEVNQTNGHSHNHSNGDKTNGHPHTHQNEVEVLSIELKAEDPSARISTDKLIAFLSSAPKDEAYRIKALVSLSSTPTNSDPDIPKPEDSASGRYILNWAFGRWTFTPVAEALQEHDSSSDVTLRMTMILARYESGKWKKKLETGNFIQLEGGDASGLTVKRIL; encoded by the coding sequence ATGGCACCGATTCcgatcaccatcatcacgggCTTCCTCGGCTCCGGAAAGACAACtctcatcctcaacctcatccccCAGCTCCGCGCCCAGAACCCAGACTACAAGCTCGCCCTCCTCAAGAACGAGTTTGGCGACCTCGCCGTCGACTCGCAGCTCGCCgccaactcggccatctcggGTGTGCAGGAGCTCCTCAACGGGTGCATCTGCTGCAACCTCGTCGGACAGCTGGGCCCCGcgctcaaggagctcgaggagagcgTTCGTCCGGATCGCATCGTTATTGAGACGAGCGGTTCTGCGTTTCCAGCTACGCTTGCTCTTGAGGTTAACAGACTTGCTCGCGACTCGGGCAAGTATGTTCTTGATGGCGTCATCAGTGTCATCGATGTCGAGAACTGGCAGGGTTACGAGGATACCAGCTACACGGCCCGCATCCAGGCGCGATACACAGATCTGATCGTCTTCAACAAATGGGAGAATGCCGGCGAACTGCGATACGATGAATGTCTCGACCGAGTCGGCGACCTCGAGGTGGATGTGGCGAAGGTCAAGAGCGACAAGGGATGTGTGGCCATGGACCTAGTCTTCGGTGTCGACGGAGGTCTTGCACAGGAGTTGACCGAAGCAGAGGTCAACCAGACCAACGGCCACAGCCACAACCACTCCAACGGCGACAAGACCAACGGACACCCGCATACCCACCAGAACGAAGTCGAAGTTCTCTCcatcgagctcaaggccgaagACCCCTCAGCACGCATCTCCACCGACAAGCTCATCGCCTTCCTCTCATCCGCCCCCAAGGATGAAGCCTACCGCATCAAGGCCCTCGTGTCACTCTCTTCGACTCCCACAAACTCAGACCCGGATATCCCCAAGCCCGAGGATAGCGCCTCTGGGAGGTACATCCTCAACTGGGCTTTTGGCCGCTGGACTTTCACACCCGTCGCCGAGGCGCTGCAGGAGCACGACTCGAGCAGCGACGTCACGCTGCGCATGACCATGATCCTCGCTCGATATGAGAGCGGCaagtggaagaagaagctggagacGGGCAATTTTATTCAGCTTGAGGGAGGCGACGCCAGTGGATTGACTGTTAAGAGAATACTATAA